The sequence below is a genomic window from Theobroma cacao cultivar B97-61/B2 chromosome 6, Criollo_cocoa_genome_V2, whole genome shotgun sequence.
ATGGTCACTGCTTTTGACTTTGGAAAGTGACAGTAATCGGACGGCTGTAAACTTGTTTTGCTAGTTTGATTCGATGAGGTTGTCAACCTTACAAAATACACAAACCTAACGGGATTACGCCACGCGGTTTAGGTACAGTGTTTTGATCTTATATCAGCCAGGTAAAAGATCATAAAAGCTTTATAAGCTCGAATTCATCGGATTagtttttaaagaaaaaagtaataattttgtgacaaaaatatcaataaagTTTGACTCAATTTAAATTcgatttacattaaatatcttaagaGAAAGAGATAAACCAAATGATCGATGAtattaagtgaaaaaaaatatcatataaaatatttaaaataagatGATCAATGATAACGAGAACATGTTGGATCGAAGTTTATAAGTAAATATGCTCTATgtcttataaattaatttttttaaaaggagaTAAGGATGCTGTGACTGTGGGAGGTAGAGACAATGGCAGGtagagagaatttttgaatttgtcACGGTGGAGTGAAAGACAACCAATTACTCCGGACCACGGTTAGACTGTGACCCTAAAGAAAAGCCTTAAAATGTTTCTTGTTTTTGAAGAAGAAGTAATtacttaataaatatttttaatatttcaattcccAACCTTGATAAgtacttataaaacaatttccACATGAGCTGCTTGATGCTGGTGCTTACGTGACAGTCATATCACATGGCCATAGATATTCTTGTGCTAATCCAATTAATTTCTGGGCCTTGACATTTATTACTACTATTTTACTATTCTCTTCTAATCAACtctcatattttatttatcataacCAAATCGAAATTTATCCTTGTCCTTCTTGTTGGATTTTATAGATTTTCCATGTTTTTCACTAttgtaataatatttatttttaaaaagtattCGAATAGTTAAATTGTCGaatatgttatatttttttttaaaaaaaatatgataaacaTGTGGAGACAAAATGGATCccgaaaagatttttttttaccataaaTCTCATCTtgtctattttaaaattaaatattcccACAGTGgtaataaaagtttaattgcGGATAATGAATATAATGACGGAAAACTTAACTAGTATATTATGTTCCTAACCCTGCTCATAGTAAGGATtagtaaatttcaaaattttcttaaatgatTTCATATTTATGTTTTCTTCTACAGTAGAAGGGATTCCATCATTAAGAAATAGGATggattttgaatttataaataaaaatcttcatttaacaGATTATCTTTGGATTGAAAATGTTAATCCGTCACAAatgatatcactttttttactattgtgaattttcttaaattacgagaacattatataattaagtagataaaatttaaattttacgAGATGAGGTGGATCTTATATTCATAAGTTAGAGTTTTCTCTACTTAACAAACAGGTTTTTGGACCATCGGGGATGAAAGGTCGGCCTTAAGTAATGGGCCGTTTACCTAGCAAATTAAAGGAGGGTATTTGTTTTGGGATtttcattttgcttttacaGTTGATTTTTGCATGTgaagtgagagaaaatattaaaatctaaACGCAGGTGGTATCGAGCGTGGACCAAGTTCATACTGATATGGGCATTGTACTCTTCCTTCTTTACTCCCATGGAGTTTGGGTTCTTCAGGGGATTGCCagaaaatctttttatattaGACATCGCAGGACAAGTAGCTTTCCTTCTTGACATTGTTTTGCAGTTCTTTCTTGCATATAGAGACAGCCAGACCTACCGAATGATCTACAAGCGGACCTCCATAGCTATTCGGTCAgttcctcttttcttttgtttttacttttacgtGGAAAATGGATGATGTTATATCTTTTCACAACTAAGCCATCAGCAAAAATTAGTAAACCGAGGATGAGTTcagaaaattgttttgattAAACAAGTTGGTTTCTACTTGAATGGCTAAAATCAAGCTAATGGATCCCAATTCTTGTTTCACAGAGGGGTTATCAATATTCTAGTACTAATGTGGTGGACTTTTTGCTCTATTGTATCTTAAGTatgttttttccattttctgcATATCACTCTAATCTGCTACTCAGCCTTGTACtgcttttttcttctcaatggtGTCATTGCAGGTACTTGAAATCTAGTTTTGTCATTGATTTACTTGGTTGTCTGCCTTGGGATATTATCTACAAGGTATCGCCTTCTACCTCCACCCTccactttatttatttatttttaattacttaatAACATCTCATTgactaaagaagaaaatctttTCAGGCGGTTTCTGGTACTTGTGGGGgtcttccctttctttttgtatGCGTGTTCTTTCCAAAATTTTGGCTGTGTAGATGCTACCAAtaattttgtgcttttgtGCATATGTGTATCCTATTTCTATattttacaaaacataaaatttttgtgCTCATGGATCATTTAAATGCTTATTGTGACTCGTTTTCATTGTGAATATCTTCTATTATCTCCATGGTCAAATTAGGAAAGCTGTTGTAATAACACTGAAATTATATTTCACCTAAATCAGAAGATTCTAATGAATTCAATCCTGATATTTGGCCCGTCAAACACCTCACGGTCCCCCACTCCTTTGCACCCTCATGGTTTTTCCTTATGTATTTTCGAAAATTAGTTTGTTTTATCTATGTGCAGCATATCAGTTAGATACAGTACTTAATCTAACTTGAATCTTTTCTATATGCATGGTGATTAAGTTTGTTAACATACATGCTTGGCAAAAGTTCCCTGTTAGACAGCTGAAAATATCCCTTGCATGAGATCttttcaaaaaggaaaatgggggACTACAAAATCTGCATGAATTTAATGATTACTTTGAGCTGTAAACTTACTGTTGCAGCTTTTCAATAATcattttgagaaatttcttttaagCAGGCTTCtgggagaaaagaagaagtgaGGTATCTCTTATGGATTAGGTTATATCGGGTTCGCAAAGTCACTGAATTTTTCCAGAACATGGAGAAGGATATTCGAATTAATTACCTTTTTACGAGGATTATAAAACTCATATTTGTTGAGCTCTATTGCACACATACAGCAGCTTgtatcttttactttttggCTACCACATTGCCTCCTGAAGAAGAGGGTTATACATGGATTGGAAGCTTAAAGTTGGGGGATTATAGTTATTCGCACTTCAGAGAAATTGATCTGTGGAAGCGGTACACAACTTCCATGTATTTTGCCATCGTCACAATGGCTACTGTTGGTAAGTAAcctttttaaattactttatcCTATATATTAcggttattttaattttatatttcctTTTCTCAGTAGTTTTACGTTTCTTTGACCTGGAGCTAAGCatataattataagaaaaattcaGGAATATTGTACGTTTCTGTGGTAAAGTGTACATATTGTCGGATTTTACTGAGgggatttattaattttatatttcttgGATAGGGTGTTGATTTTGACACAGTAAATCATTATATAAAGCATTAAAGTTAGCACAAGCTTTTATGGTCGAAGTAATATCAAATTATATCGTCTCCTTCCCTTTTTAAGTTAGTCAAATAATGTGAAAAGTGTGTgcattttgaatttaaatatgtGATGATCGCAGGGAGAAAGAGATAAGTCTGGTAAATAATCATTAAGTTTATGCTCTAAATCAGTGAAGCCTGAAGGTAGAGTTTGAAGACTTTCCATAAGTTGCTGAAGGCCCAATATAGTAATGATGTAATTGTAGCATTTGGGTTTTTGATGGTCTATAGGAGGGAGCTAATTATGAGGAGTCTGTACGTAATGTATATCATCTAATTTGTTTTATCAATATAtagtttccttttttcttttctgggtTGGTCAAAATTGACAGAATCTAACAATGCATAGTTTCAAGGAATAACAGAATTTGGTATTCTTTAATAGCTAGGTTCTCTATATAGTAGTGATGTAATTGTAGCATTTGGGTCTTCGATGGTATGAGGAATCTGTACATAACATATATCATCTGATTAGTTCTATCAATAAATagtttcattttaaaatttaaatttggcTCCAGCTATTATAGTTGATTTAGACATGGATCCCCCTGGTTGAAATTAATTCAACATCATGTATTCTGTCTTGGCTGAGTAATGAGACATTTCAGTTTCTAAATAAACTACACAACTAGCACTGACTATGCAGGCTTTACAGCTTTCAACTAGGTGGCCATTCTCAGTTGCCTTTTTCTATGTTTCTTTTCTGATAGCTGGTGAAATTTCTATAGCAGCTCAACACCTTAGAACAATTATTCAAGTAGAACCCAAAACTGAATATAGAACTTTGTTCTTTCTGCATGTAAAGCCAAACATGTAAAAGAGAGTACACATTTCTATGATCGACTTATATGGTTTTAAAGTTTAGTATTTCCAAACTCTCAGcaatatttaatttcataaGAAGACAAGgataaattcttcttcataATAATGAGGCAAAAGGTAAAGTTAGGTGTTCTTATAGTGTCGATCCAAGTATGAAACATGattgtttctctctttagaATCATATTATTGGAATTAGTTTTGGAGGAAGGATATAGATTTGCCTGCTAGTTCTGTAAGGAgcagttttctttctttcatttgctGATACTTTGATACCATGGAAAGGCTGTTCAAAGTACAATAAATGGGGTTAGTTAATATCTAATTAATTGAGATCGAGGGAGGAATGGGATACCTACTTATATGCATGGTTGCCATCCTTTGATTCATTATGTTTCAAGTGATATGCATTGTTCTCCTAACATTGTTGTACAGAGATTATATTTGTGATATTTAATTTCACAGGAAATTGCTAATGCTCCACACTTTGATGGTTACAGCATTTGTTACTTCAGTTTTGTTTTAAGTCCATGCTAAATTAGTGTCCTCTTTTGTAACAGGTTATGGAGATATACATGCCGTCAATATGAGGGAAATGATATTCATAATGATCTATGTCTCCTTTGACATGATTCTTGGTGCTTATTTGATTGGTAATATGACAGCTTTAATCGTAAAAGGATCCAAAACTGAGAAGTTCAGGGATAAAATGACAGATGTTATTAAGTATATGAACAGAAATAGACTCGACAGAGATATCCGTAATCAGATCAAGGGCCACTTGCGCTTACAGTATGAAAGCAGCTACACTGAGGGTGCTGTTCTTCAGGATATCCCCATCTCTATCCGAGCTAAGGTAATGTATAAATAATATGCAGTCAActgtttcttttattaattctGTTTTCACAAATACCATTTTAAATGGAAACGAAAtaaggagagaaaaaagaaattctatctatatgaagaaaatgcaAATGTTCCAAACTTGGACAACCTTCTATTAAGAAAGGTAAATTCTCCCCTCATATGCAGCTAAATTCCCACAACActttctgaaaaaaaaaaaatccttgtCCATTAGTTTCCATTCCTGCCTACTTGTGAACTGGGATTAAGTAGGACAAGACCCATGACCTAATGTGGTGAGCATGTTCGCAATTTAGGCTTCTCCAAATTTATCCTAACTAACTTTGGGAGCAGTGTTGAGCTCCTGAAGGCTGAAAGGAGGTATAGGCACTGAAAACAAGGTCAATTCTTGAGATAGAGAGGCCCTTTAGTGAAATCAAATATAAGCTCCTTCACATGAATTGAtgaatcattaaaaatattctaGGATTGCTCTCTAATATCGTTAGACCTCAAAGGAAACACCAACCTCAATTTGATCTTGGTAAACGACTTTTTTTgctaataaataaattaggtTGTTAACATGTTTCAATACTAACTTTGGAATCCTTACTCTTCGATATTGATATTGTTTTTTGAAGATTGATCCATAgatctaatatttcaattacaaattaaactaacaaaatctttgttttttacttGTGAGTGAAACATTCTTATGGGGATGTATTATCTCAATCATAATGACTTGAATAATGTCTTTTCTATTTGTGAAAAGATATTATTGTCTCGCAATCACATCTATCTTTTGGGAGGTTTTCTATCCCTGGTGATTTTCCTAATGCTCTATATGTTTGTTGTTGATTCTTTTCCTTATGCAGATTTCCCAATCTTTATATATGCCATACATCGTGAATGTCTCTCTTTTCAAGGGATGCTCTGCAGAATTTATTAATCAGATTGTAAGTTAGTTTCTGTCCTCAAATGATGGATGCCAAGTTGATTAAGAAGTGAAATTTCTAATATTGCTTCCAGATTTGGTAATGCAGGTTTCGTTTGTGCAGCACAAGGGTCATTTGTGCTTGGTTGTGTTCAACTTATTCTGCACTCTGTTTCATGCAGATGAGTTGtctaattgaaaaaattcaacatgTCTGTACGCCTATGAATAGGACACAAATATGCTGGGCCCTGAAAAATGCATTCCATTGCAAGTGGGCTAAGCCTGTATGCACGCATGTCTGTCTTCAGATAATAACTTCACTGCTATCGGATGTAGTATTAGTGTCCTACATCAGGATCATTGTTACAAAAGCTTATTTGAAACACCATGATCTATCATTTTAATCTAAGTAAATTGGTTGCTTGCACTCAATAATCTTTTAATGCTATAAAAAATGTCGTCATATTTTTTCCCTGTCCGTATCTGTATCCACATTCCACCCTCACAATTAACTaataaagaaggaaaagagataaagaaagaaataaatgttAGTTATAAAGTTAATTCTtattgttccttttgatcttGCAGGTTATTAGGCTCCATGAAGAATTTTTTCTCCCAGGAGAAGTAATAATGGAACAGGGAAATGTGgttgatcaactttatttcGTCTGTCATGGTGTGCTGGTATGAATCCTTATGCCTTACATCATGTGGTTAgtcaaatatattttgttaatacatgttcttttcatcttcttctaTTCCTACTCGTACCTTTTCCTACGTATCTCCTAAGCCATTTGTTTGATTCCCGTAAGCATGAAAACATATATGCATGTGGCTGATCATGTATTTGTCAACTTGAAGTTGCTGCTTCCACTTGGTGTTCACCTGCTGGAATTGGCTTTCGAATATTTTCCATGCTTCAGAATGTTATAAATGTGCTTCTTCATATCTCTGTGGTTGTAATTCTCATTCCTCAATATCCTGttataccttttttttttccgtaGCAGCCCATAGACTTTTATTGGATTTTGATCTCAATGTTATCATAAATTGATTTAATGGTGCTTAACCCACGGTATCTTTGTATAGGAGGAGGTCGCTATAGGGGAAGATGGATCAGAAGAGACTGTTTCTCTTTTGCAACCCAACAGCTCATTTGGGGAAATTTCTATTCTCTGCAACATCCCTCAGCCTTATACTGTTCGGGTTTGTGATCTATGTAGGCTTCTACGACTGGATAAgcaatcattttcaaatatccTTGAGATATACTTCTATGATGGAAGGAGAATATTGAACAATCTTTTGGAGGTAATCTTGTTACCTCATATCTCTATTGCTTTTAACACTGTTCCTGCTCCTCTTATACTCTTTATTGGGGAAAAGtgtatgcaggctgggtatcaatcaataaatcaGAAAGTCatttcaatataaaaaattgattatgCATTTTCAGGCTGGCCTCTGATTATACCTAAATTTGCAGGGAAAAGAATCCAATCTTCGAGTTAAGCAACTGGAATCAGACATCTCATTTCATATCGGTAAGCAAGAAGCTGAACTAGCTTTGAGGGTGAATTGTGCTGCATATCATGGGGATCTGCATCAGCTTAAAAGTTTGATCCGGGCTGGAGCTGATCCTGACAAAACGGATTACGATGGAAGGTCACCCTTGGTAAG
It includes:
- the LOC18595227 gene encoding potassium channel SKOR, producing MGEINGIRDESPANGEEYDYEVEELRDRIQSSRGSRFDLIANEFGLAPARGRRKFSRRTVIDGIKDLRGLAIHPDNRWYRAWTKFILIWALYSSFFTPMEFGFFRGLPENLFILDIAGQVAFLLDIVLQFFLAYRDSQTYRMIYKRTSIAIRYLKSSFVIDLLGCLPWDIIYKASGRKEEVRYLLWIRLYRVRKVTEFFQNMEKDIRINYLFTRIIKLIFVELYCTHTAACIFYFLATTLPPEEEGYTWIGSLKLGDYSYSHFREIDLWKRYTTSMYFAIVTMATVGYGDIHAVNMREMIFIMIYVSFDMILGAYLIGNMTALIVKGSKTEKFRDKMTDVIKYMNRNRLDRDIRNQIKGHLRLQYESSYTEGAVLQDIPISIRAKISQSLYMPYIVNVSLFKGCSAEFINQIVIRLHEEFFLPGEVIMEQGNVVDQLYFVCHGVLEEVAIGEDGSEETVSLLQPNSSFGEISILCNIPQPYTVRVCDLCRLLRLDKQSFSNILEIYFYDGRRILNNLLEGKESNLRVKQLESDISFHIGKQEAELALRVNCAAYHGDLHQLKSLIRAGADPDKTDYDGRSPLHLAASKGHDDITKYLIQHGVDINLKDKFGNAPLLEAIKNGHDHVAAMLVREGAYLNIDDAGSFLCAAVVKGDSDFIKRVLSNGIDPNSRDYDHRTALHVAASEGLYLMAKLLIEAGASVFTKDRWGNTPLDEGRMCGNKHLIKLLEDAKSTQLTEFPYCSREITDKMHPKKCTVFPFHPQEAKEQRRHGIVLWIPHTIEDLVKTAAEQLEFPDGSCVLSEDAGKILDVDMINDGEKLYLISETH